In Hippoglossus stenolepis isolate QCI-W04-F060 chromosome 20, HSTE1.2, whole genome shotgun sequence, the following are encoded in one genomic region:
- the fam167ab gene encoding protein FAM167A: protein MDVPTPPQITVDGVGVSECGDDEDQPADDHLLTLKALTEKLRLETRRPSYLEWKAQLEADRFKESGTGQNPILKEAEGKPAAPKEGAVNPDVIQCKPPSGVLKGFGNIDEALSWLRRELTDMRLQDQQLARQLMRLRNDINKLKIEQTCHLHRRMLNDATFGMEEQDELSDLLFECPVTPGLGLSAPLRLIGVTKMNINSRRFSLC, encoded by the exons ATGGACGTCCCCACGCCACCTCAGATCACGGTGGACGGGGTTGGTGTCTCGGAGTGTGGGGACGATGAGGATCAGCCAGCAGACGACCATCTCCTGACCCTGAAGGCCTTGACGGAGAAGCTGAGACTGGAGACCAGGAGACCTTCGTACCTGGAGTGGAAAGCCCAGCTGGAGGCGGACAGATTCAAAGAGTCGGGAACCGGGCAGAACCCGATTCTGAAGGAAGCTGAAGGGAAACCAGCTGCACCCAAGGAGGGCGCGGTGAACCCTGACGTGATTCAGTGCAAGCCGCCTTCCGGTGTTCTGAAAGGATTTGGGAATATTGACGAGGCTCTCAGTTGGCTCAGGAGAGAACTG ACTGACATGCGTTTGCAGGACCAGCAGCTGGCCAGGCAGCTCATGCGGCTCCGCAACGACATCAACAAGCTGAAGATCGAGCAGACGTGCCACCTGCACCGCAGGATGCTCAACGACGCCACCTTCGGCATGGAGGAGCAGGACGAGCTGTCCGACCTGCTGTTCGAATGCCCGGTGACCCCGGGCCTCGGCCTCTCGGCCCCGCTGAGACTCATCGGCGTCACGAAGATGAACATTAATTCTCGCCGGTTCTCGCTCTGCTAG